The nucleotide sequence ACAGAAACTGCCAGTAACCGTCAAGTAGCTGTAGGTGTATCCTTACAAGTTACAAGGACGCAGAAATTGCAGGACTCCAGCTCCAGCGACAACTGATTAAATTATATCTGACTGAAAATTCAGGACTGAAGAAGCTTCAGCAAAGTACTCAAAATCACACTTTGAAGACCGGGAAATCAAGATGGAACAGCTTCGGCACCAATCATCCCTGTGCTGCTGCTAAATATGGTGTACATGCTGCTGCAAGCATATGATGCTGGTGCCAACCAAACTACATATATATCCTTTCTGGATGTAGAGGCATGCACCAGCTGAAGACAGACATATGGTGTAGTTGCTTACAGCCATGTTGAAAGGAACCTGGCAGTAGGTGAGGTCAATTCAGCCCCATATAAGATTGAAATGGACCTCCCAAAATTTTTTAAAGAGGCAGGCCAGGGACAGCTAAACCAATACTGGAGTTGGAGCTCTAACTATATAAATTTGCATAGGTGAGGCCCAACCTTCCTCTAGCAAGCAGGCATCTTGCTTGGCATGAGATGGATGGAGTACACCAAGTCGCCCAATACAATAATTCCCTCGATTGTGTGTCACCACACGCACCACCACAACAGGCCTGCGATTTTGCTTTAAATTTTCGTTGCCAAAAAAAAACAATTAGTTGTATGCATGAATCCTTTTGCTATTATATTAACAACTGATGAGGCTAGCTGAAAAGAACATCAGTTGATGCACCAATTTCGCTAGGCTTTTCCAGCTACACGTTTCTGATTGTCCCTGTCTGGCAGCACGAATTAATCTAGCCATATGTTTGCATCACAAAGCCAATCTTGTTTGCTATTTTTTGCTCTGAATATATAGTTCAAATGTGCAAAGGTAGACAAGATGTGTATACATCTTTTTTCCCTTTCAAAACTAATAACTGCACTGAAACTTTTGTCATTGGACTGAGGATAGACAAGATGTTTCCAGAACGAAACTACTTAGCTTGGGTTTTTTATTTAATAATATATATTTTCAAAAAGTAGAATCGATTTTTATTAAAGAAAAAGATCTAGCATCATATCCCCATGACAGCATCATTACGTGGCCATCCATTTGAGCGAGCACTACTAGGAGAGCAAGCTTGACTGAAGACTGTTCCAGTGGGCCGGGTGCGTGAATGAGGCTAACAGCCACCAAATAAGCTCTGTAACGGCACATCTAATATGCACATAACGAAGCATCTCCGTCTCTCCGATAGACACGCGTCGCCGATAATCAATCATCCCAAAGCAGAGACACAAATAGTCCCGTCAATTCTTTTCAGGTGCCtactatgctactgtaaaaaGACCCAAAATCCTTttggggaaaaaaaagaaaaaagagagaaagagagaaatgaTCGCATCACAGTCCAGAGAGATGGAGACCGTTGGGATCGGAGGCTGGCTAGCCGCCGATTGTTGTGCTCTAATCACTCACAGGTCCTAATCGCACAATGAATTAACCCACCCGCTTAAGGCACCACCACTCCTTGCAATCGCAAGGCCACCCCAccttttcttctcttctcccaGCCGAGAAAACCTCTTGGATTGAGGCACCTTTTGGCTGTTACATCGTGGTGGACATAGGAGGACGCATCATGCATGGGCTCTTGCCTCTTGGTGTTGGGCACCGATTCCCTATCCTTTGCTCCAACTAATCCCCTCTCTTCTAGCCTCCCTCTAGctcttctttttctgttttttccTCTCCTTTCATTCACATTGATGAGGCAGATCATCATATAGAATTAGTTGATTATGTTTACATAAAAAATAAGCTGAGTATGAGAAATTAAAAGGGGCTAAACTAGAATAAAACTTAGAAGTCATTTATTTGTGTTCTTGAATTCGTGAGATTGTGAGTGTATGAGAAATCAAAAGGGGCTAAACTAGAATAAAATTTAGAAGTCATTAGTTGGTGTTTTTAAatttgtgagattgtgagagacTATGGGCGGGTTTGGCTGCCGCCAGGCTCGCTGCCGCCATAGCTGTGGCCGCGACATCAGCGCAACAGACAAAATGGCCGCTCGACTATTGGCATGCTGCGGCGCGTGATTTGCACTACCGACTACGGCACGTGCCAAAACTGTGACAAACTACGGTGACAGCGTGTCGCATGTCCAAACATGCCCTATGTAACATGAGAACACGGTGATCTGTACGAGAGAAATACGGACCACTTGGAATTGGGTACTCCTATCACAAGTCAAACGCCATTGCTCCTAATCCCCTTGCTTAAGCAAGACAACGCAACCCTCCCTCACCCTCCTACCCCTTTCTCCCTCCACCTCCCTCTCCTTGCTTTCTCTCACCTCCTCCCCCACGCGTCCCGCCCCTtccctccctcttctctctcttccctttctctctccTACCGTCGTTAGCCTTCCGTTACACCACCCGCCTCACGCCGTCACGTCAACTTCCGCCACGAAAGCACACGCGCCCCTGCCCAGCCCCAACCATGTCCACCGCAGGCGACCCCGCCggcgcagcagcagctgctgctgctgccgcggcggcggcggccaccccGTCAGGTCGCGCGCCGAGGCTGCCGCGGTGGACCCGGCAGGAGATACTGGTGCTCATCGAGGGCAAGCGCATGGTGGAGGGCCGCGGCGGGAGGGGCCGCATGgcagcggcgtcggcgtcggcggccgCGTCGgccgcgtcggcgtcggcggccgCGCTGGAGCCCAAGTGGGCCGCGGTCGCGGAGTACTGCCGGCGCCACGGCGTCGAGCGGGGCCCCGTGCAGTGCCGGAAGCGCTGGAGCAACCTCGCCGGCGACTACAAGAAGATCAAGGAGTGGGAGCGGGCCGCGGCGGCCTCGCGCGAGCCGTCCTTCTGGGCTATGCGCAACGATGCGCGAAGGGAACGACGCCTCCCGGGCTTCTTCGACCGCGAGGTGTACGACATACTCGAGGGCCGGGGCCGGGCCATCCTCGACGACCGGTCCGCCAGGAATGCCGCAGCGGAGGAGCCGGCGGCGGTGCGCGTCGAGGAGGGCAAGGAGGCGGAGGTGCCGGAGGCCGTCTTTGACAGTGGCCGCCCGGCCACGGAAGAGGCCTTGTTctcggaggatgaggaggaggaagaagaggacgcacCGGCGGTGGCCCCTCCTCCCCCACCACCACCGGTCATCGCCGTGCCTGTATCTGGTGAGCTGCTCGTTGACTTCGGCTTCGCCTTTTTGCTGCCGCTGCCTCCCGGTGCTTGCTTGCACTGTTTGATGTGCTTTCGAGTTCTCTTCAAAAATTTTTGGTgctatatataaaaaaatcagAACTTTTTAATTGCGAATTCGTTTTGCTGCTGTTTATGCTGGAGGCAAAAGGTGGGGGGCTTTCTGGTTCTTCTTGTCATGCTAAAGTTGAGGTATTCAGTTTACAGAATTACAGCTCCTAACTTGTAAGCACAACAGCTTCCTTCAAATCGGATGCTCTTGATTGGACATCCTACTTAGTATCTTGTTATGAGATGTATCTTGTGTTATTTATTTTGGTGCTTTGACGGGGTGGAAAATTCGAGTTCTTGGTGCTCCTTTTCTTTTCTGCAAGAAACTTTTTTTGATGAAATAATTTAGCGGTTGCTCTGCTCTTGGATGTTTCGGTCTGATTATCATTTTGGTGTGCTGGAATTTAAATTTGACATTGGAGCTTGAGCGACTTTCTCTGATTCATCTCTTAATTCTGATTGTGTTCATTTGGTGTACTTTCTTCTTGTATTATCGATTTCATTGGTAGGTCCACTGATTTTGTCTTGATTAATGTCTTGAATTCTCCATTTCAGAGAAGCCCGAGGCATCAAGACAACAACAGAGCGCTGAGCAAGGTACATGGACTTTTAATTCGTTTACTGTTCTCTAGTTTCCTTTAtgctcttttttttttacttGCAATTCCAGATCTTTAGCATCGTTGAAGAAATTTACTGTTCCATTGGGTTCATTAGCCTATTGTATGCATGTCGCTAGTTTGAGTGTTGCATTAGTGATGAATGTGGTATTTCAGCAATTATAATTACACCATGCGTCAGATGCACAACTTTTCATTATTGAAATTCACTTTGCACTTGAAGTTTCAAATTTCAGCAAGGCTTCAGTAAAGAGAGAACTGTAGAATGTCTTTGTCAGTTTGTCTGCATAACTAGTGTGAACTGTATCATCAGCTATGAGCTATCCATTGTTATAACTTATAATATGCATTATTAAGTCCCATTGTTATGCGGTCGTGGGGTCGCTGAAACCAAACTGATACTGTGCTAGATTGCCAGCTTATACGAAAGTGTAAGCAACCACAAATGGCTGTCTTTGGTGGTTACCATGTCCATCAAACTTTTTCCATATTGGCAGTTTTGGATGGATCGCGGTTATCAGTTCCTTTCTGTGTGATACTGTTTCAAAGTTTGAATCTTCCAAGTGATCAGTTTTAGTTTTTTGTTAATAATTGATTAGTACACATAATGAAATGCCTCAATTTTGGTATAACTTATGTGAGATTGGCTTTAAGCTTTGTCATAGACTGTTGAGGAGTCTCGTGGTGTCATATTTCGGTCAATATATTTTCATTAGGCAGAACTAGTTACTGTATTTGCATCAACACTTTAATGCTCACCTTTATGTTGCACAATGCACATACTTTGACACTTCAACTAGATTCTTTCATTCATTTCGGCTCACGGGAGAAATTTTGCTTTTAGTAGCTATCTACTGACAAAACCTATGTAGCATTGCCTTGAAATGGGTAAAGAGTTTCCATAATGGAAGTTAGAAAAAAAGAGTGAGCACCGAGTAGTAAAAGTAGGGACGAACTGAAAGTCATAGGCCTATGCACTTGAACATTTCAAAGTATTCTTTAAAAGTTTATAAATGCACAATGATGTTAAAACATGAACTTATTTCGTAGTTCTGGTGGTATCTATATTTTAACATGGTATATCCAGGATTTCTTTTGAGAAAATATTTAAATTGTGGAAGTGCATGGATCAgaaccgcctgtgaccggaaggtcccgggtttgagtcgcggtctcctcgcattgcacaggcgagggtaaggcttgccactgacacccttcctagaccccgcacagagcgggagctctctgcactgggtacgccctttaagtGCATGGATCAGAAATGGGTTTGGCTGATACCATTGTGCTGATTCCGTTTTCTGgttcttttttgtttttgacAAACTGGGATGATGGCTCGCCCTGGTACTGCAAATTTGAAATCATGTGAATGGGACTGACCAGTGTTACATCCCTTGGTGTCATATTAGCTAGTGATGAATTATGAAACTGCTGGAGCTTatgcttttttttcttcttcttttggctgaGCAACTCTGAAATGTCCAATGGCAACAGAATATGTTTGACTGAAACTATCATTTCACTTGCAGATACTGTGCTTTCTTTGAACGTAGTGACTATGCCCTGTTTGcttggctaataagccatggctgaaagtactgttggctgatttgttgtgagagaaaaatactgttcgttggctgaaaaagtatggcttataagccaagcgaacagggcgcggGTTGGAATTTGGAAACTTCTCATTGCGCTTAAAAAAGAACTTGACCAATCTATGAGGAACTAGGTCTCATTTTAAATAAAAAGAAATAGGCATTCAAATTCGAGTGGAAGAGGACTCAAACCTAGAAGATAGGGGTGTATACCTAGTTACGCCAACCACCTATCACCAGCTGAGCTAAGGCTAAGTTCCTTTTTTTTATCCGTGGCATCGGCCCACTCATAGGGTAATGGGCCCCTGTGTTCGAGCGAGGTATGAGCTTCGGGGGTTTTCTTGGACTGGGTGAGGAGTCCTCTACGTTAATGCGAAATTCTTGCTGTGTTTTTGGAATTATATGAAGCCAGTAAACCCTGCAGTCCGAGCTTTTTTTTATTATCTGCAAAGTGCTGCACCAGCTGTGAATACTTATACACACAAGAGATAATGATGTGATCTCTTAAGCAGGCACATCGAAAGACACAGAGCCTGAGCAAAGCTCTGAGAGGGATGCACCGGCTCAGCAGGGCGGACAGAAGAGACCGCGGACCGAAGAAGGGGCTGGAGAAGGCACAGCAGACCTGCAGAGCAAGCTGATCGAGATCCTAGACCGGAACAGCCGGTTGGTGGCTGCACAGTTGGAGGCGCAGAACCAAAACTGCGAGCTCGATAGGGAGCAGAGGAAAGACCAAGCTA is from Miscanthus floridulus cultivar M001 chromosome 7, ASM1932011v1, whole genome shotgun sequence and encodes:
- the LOC136463421 gene encoding trihelix transcription factor ASR3-like; this encodes MSTAGDPAGAAAAAAAAAAAAATPSGRAPRLPRWTRQEILVLIEGKRMVEGRGGRGRMAAASASAAASAASASAAALEPKWAAVAEYCRRHGVERGPVQCRKRWSNLAGDYKKIKEWERAAAASREPSFWAMRNDARRERRLPGFFDREVYDILEGRGRAILDDRSARNAAAEEPAAVRVEEGKEAEVPEAVFDSGRPATEEALFSEDEEEEEEDAPAVAPPPPPPPVIAVPVSEKPEASRQQQSAEQGTSKDTEPEQSSERDAPAQQGGQKRPRTEEGAGEGTADLQSKLIEILDRNSRLVAAQLEAQNQNCELDREQRKDQANSLVLVLGRLADALGRIADKL